In Miscanthus floridulus cultivar M001 chromosome 19, ASM1932011v1, whole genome shotgun sequence, the DNA window gaagcctgaacatcgtccactgccatcccactaaaattaaaacaaaaaattagaactttaatcacaaccatcatgaaaataggtataaactaaccataatcattaaatacgataaaataactcacattgcgatctggacacttgtagaagatacgatccttgttgggaccctccttcttcactcggtactccatcacaatcttcgtctcatcacgacacttgccgcatggaatgagaggaaggcctggcctaagtcgctttggaaacccatgagaggccgaggacccggaagcagttgccatctactctctatactcatttttaatacactataaatttctccttttataaacaaataaaattaagaaactataaaattatctagatctctaaacaatgatatttttaatggtcattgtgttctcgtcttttactgcggcaggtaagtaattcacatgatatttccgcaaattaacagaagaatgggagtgtacacacataacagactactgcgacgatatcgggacgtgtgaataaataaccattcgtactagttgaacttgcttacgtgattatctcggtgagcatttctccaccggacggcaccgtacttggtcaaggaagagctccgattctacgaggaagggaacacggtcttccacgaccgttgtcgctctccctcgtagaatcaaagctcctccttgacgttcgttatcgttcggcagagaacatgctcgccgacatgaacacggtccgctagttcaactagtacggattttctataattttctaactatttttaaaatttttcatttcataaaaagttaaaataaaaagtacgatgattgacagactactgcgatgatatcgggacatgtgaataaataaccatccgtactagttgaacttgcttacgtgatcatctcggcgagcatttctccaccggacggcaccgtacttggtcaagaaagagctctgattctacgaggaagggaacacggtctcccacgaccgttgtcgctctccctcgtagaatcaaagctcctccttgatgtccgttaccgctcgacagagaacatgcttgccgagctgaacacggtccgcaagttcaactagtacggattttctataattttctaactattttctatgtttttatttatatatactacgtttaggtacggtgattgacagactactgcgacgatatcgggacatgtgaataaataaccatccgtactagttgaccttgcttacgtgatcatctcggcgagcatttctccaccggacggcaccgtacttggtcaaggaagagctccgattctacgaggaagggaacacggtcttccacgaccgttgtcgctctccctcgtagaatcaaagctcctacttgacgtccgttaccgctcggcagagaacatgctcgccgagctgaacacggtccgcaagttcaactagtacgaatttgctataattttctaactattttctaagtttatatttatatatactttaaccttctttcatgtaaatatgcaagcttgaagtgattttgagctcaaattgcttacaaatgaaaaaaaaccacaataaagaaccataaatatatatagtgaacaaaatggcataagaaaatggtgaaaaatgagagtatgggattggtaacctttacaactgaagaatcgacggaggaatcgaagaaatcgacggaggaatcgaagaatggatggaggaacaatggagggagggaggaagcaagaacactactgcagtgagcttcaaaatgtgctgagctcgggctcggggaggaaggaggagacggccgatttataaagggagaacatttagtcccggttggtggatccaaccgggactaaaggtaactttccaaccccgggcgcagccacggcccgggagtagacctttactcccggttggagccaccaaccgggagtaaaagtatacctttagtcccggttggtggctccaaccgggactaaaggtccctgccacctctgtctggcgcagtagccgttgggtagggaccGGTTgtagcctccaaccgggactaaaggtatttctagtcctgggggcaaaaaattccgggactagagtccATTTTAGCCGAGGattaaaggtctgttctctactagtgggtgTTCCTGGATACCGTGTTCCGTTtacatcggcctgttcgctggttgatttctgggctggtttgggctggctggtgctggtttgttgtgagaggaaaatactcttggctggctggtttgggctggctgaaaccaacaagcgaacaggctgatggtaTGCCTAAGTCCATCATTTCGGACCGCGATAGGATATTTACAAGTAAGTTTTGGCAGCTCCTCTTCCGCTCAGCTGGCTCAGACCTTCATCTCAGCTCTTCTTACCACCCCCAGACCGACGGGCAGACAAAAAGGGTTAATCAGTGCCTCGAAACTTACCTTCGATGTTTTGTGCATGCCTGTCCGTCTCACTGGAGCCGCTGGCTGTCGTTGGCAGAGTTTTGGTACAATTCTTCTACTCACTCTGCTCGAGGCCGATCACCATTTGAAGTTCTGTACGGGTATCCACCACGCCACTTTGGTCTGGATGTTGATTCCCTGGAAGATGTTCCTGATCTGCAGTCCTGGATGCGGGATCGTGAGTTGATGCAAGCTCTAGTTAAACAACACCTTCTCAGGGCACAGGCACGGATGAAACGGCAGGCTGATAAAGGGCGCACTGAACGTACATTTGCAGTGGGAGACTGGGTATTTCTCAAGTTGCAACCTTATGTGCAGACGTCAGTTGCACGCCGCTCCAGCAACAAGTTATCATTCAAATTCTTTGGCCCATTCAAGGTCTTGAAGCGTATTGGCGCAGTGGCATATAAGCTGGAGCTGCTGGCATCCGCAGCAGTTCATGATGTCTTTCATGTGTCACGGCTGAAGCTGTCTCCGAGAACTCAACAGGTTTCACCTTCTCTTCCTAATGAGTTGCAGCTGTTGCAGGTGCCGCTTCGCGTGCTGCAGCGTCGGTGGACTGCGGGTGATCGCCCGGTGGAGCAAGGCCTGATACAATGGTCGCAGTCGCCGCCGAAGCTTGTGACCTGGGAACCTCTACTTCCACTACAGCAACAGTTTCCGCGCGCACCGGCTTGGGGACACCCGGTTCTCAAGAGGAGGGGGATGTCAGCAGCCAGGTCCATCCTGCCTCCGCTTCGACCCCGGCCTCCACTGCCGTTCCGTCAGGAGCCCGGCCCAGCAGAGTCAAGAAGCCCAATGTCCGCTATGCCGGCCCATCCTGGAGCAAGTAGGTGATAGACTGTATGAGAGGAAAGAGTAGTGAGAAGAGGGCATGAACAATTTGTATGAACCCTAATTTCCTAATTCTAATCATTCATCTGAACTATCCCCAATTCTTGCTGCCTACCCCCAACTCCGATTGCTCACATGCTGGCTGCACACACACTGCACAGCTACATGCACCGCATAGGAACAGCCGAACAGGGGCAGCATGGTCGACTGGCAGGCGGTGCGGCGCCACCCGACGGGCAGGGCAGGAGGCGTGGATGACGCTGCAACTAAACGACAATTGCTGTCGGTAGCCAATATGCCCGGAGACACTGTGCATATATACGTACAGCAGATACGTACGTTCAAGCTGATGGTGAAGGCCGGCAAGACGTACATGGCTAAATGCTCCGGCTCATCAACGCCGCACTGGCCCGTTCGCTCgaaggaatctggatgaatctggagaaatttgttagagaaaaacacggttctagataaaaaaaaaagaaaacactgttctggataAAAAAGAACACTGTTATGGATAAAAAAAAAGAAGCGAATCACATCGGGTTTAACGATGTACGAGCTCTTCTTCTCCATTGCCAACCACACGATTTACCGAACAATAATGTAGGGTACTCACAGCGACATCATTTGTTAAGTCACGTGTGAAGTCCAGACTAAAAAGAAGGGACGGACTACCAACTCTCCATCGCCACTTCAGTACTTCACCACTCTCCATAGTTCAATTCGCTCCACCGTAGTTCACCACCGCACATCAACCAAGCGTTCGGACGGCCATGGCCACACCGGCAACGAAGAGCCTGGgagagctcgacggcggcgcccGCCCGCATGTCATGTTCATCCCGAGCGCCGGCATGGGCCACCTACTCCCGTTCTTCCGCTTCATCGCGTCTCTCGCGGGGCACGACGACGACGTCGACATCTCCGTGGTGACCGTTCTTCCCACCGTCTCTGCGGCCGAGGCCGACCACTTCAGCAGACTGTTCGCTGCCCTCCCCCGCGTCCGTCGCGTCGACCTCCACCTCCTGCCGCTGGACGCTTCCGAGTTCCCAAGCCACGACCGGGACCCGTTCACTGTCCGATGGGAGGCCCTGCGCCGCTCAGCGCACCTCCTCGGCCCGCTCATTGCCGGCGCCGCCCCGCGCGTCTCGGCCGTCGTTACAGACGTGACCCTGACCTCCCACGTCATCCCTATGGCCAAGGAGCTCGGTGTCCCGTGCCACGTCCTCTTCATCTCCTGCGCCACCATGCTCTCGCTCAATGCCTACTTCCCTCTACACCTCGACAAGCAGAAGAAGGCCGAGCAGGGGCCTGGCGGCCGCGTGGGCGACGTCGACATCCCCGGCGTGCATCGCATCCTGCAGTCTTGTCTCCCGCAGCCGCTGCTCGACCTCAACAAACTCTTCACCAAGCAGTTCATCGACAACGGCCGCGAGAACATCAATGCCGACGGCTTTCTGGTCAACACGTTCGACGCCTTGGAGCCGGCGGCGCTCGCCGCCCTGAGAGACGGCAAGGTCGTCCCCGGGTTCCCACCGGTGTATGCCATCGGCCCGCTCAGGTCGCAGCAGCACAGCAACTCAGCTGCTGCTGAGGTCGAGAAGGAAGACTCCTCCCCCGTCGCATGGCTCGACGAGCAGCCAGCACGGTCGGTGGTGTACGTCGCGTTCGGCAACCGCAGCGCCGTGAGCCATGCACAGATCAGGGAGATCGCCGCCGGGCTGGAGGCGAGCGGCTGCCGGTTCCTTTGGGTGCTCAAGACCACAAAGGTGGACAGGGACGACAGCGCCGAGCTGACGGACGTGCTCGGCGAGGGGTTCCTGGAGCGACTGCAGCAGGGGCAGCACGGCCTCGTGACCAAGGCGTGGGTGGACCAGGAGGCCCTGCTGAAGCACCCGTCCGTGGGGCTGTACCTAAGCCACAGCGGGTGGAACTCGGTGACGGAGGCGGCTGCCGCCGGCGTGCCGCTGCTGGCGTGGCCCCGCGGCGGCGACCACCGCGTGAACGCCATGGTAGCGGTGAGCGGCGGGGTCGGGGTGTGGATGGAGCACTGGAGCTGGGACGGGGAGGACTGGCTGGTGACCGCGGAGGAGATCGGGAAGAAAGTAAAGGAGGTCATGTCCGACGCGGCGGTCAGGGCAAGGGCGACGAGGACCGGCGAGGAAGCGGCCAAGGCCGTCGCAGAGGGTGGCACCAGCTACCGGAGCATGCAGCAGTTTATTTCCAGCCTCAAAGCAACCGGACACTCCGATCCGATCCAGCCCTTGCATTGATTCTTCTGTCTGTCCTTGGTGGGGCTCGTGTGTGATGTCCGTTTATTTCCTTTGTGCGTCCTACCGCTCACGGGGCTCTTGTGAAGTTGTGATGTCGTTGTCCAGTGCCGGGTTGGGCGGCAACCAAAACAGTTTGGTGCTTACCCGTGTGTCGTGCGTTAAGTAGCCTGTGCAATCGCACACTTAGCATCAAGAATATAAGTGCGTGATGTTGTATGTTTTCAGAAGTGTGTGATGTAGTAATATTGTACCGTTCTATTTTTACCAACCATTTATACTCTGCCTtcgagcatctccaatagttctaAAAAATAATTGATAAATCAATGAATTTTTCAAGTGGCTTAAAAAAATTGGGAGCATATTTGTCGGATTCCTCCAACCATTTTCAAAATCTCATTCCTAAAATATAAAAGACATTTTACATCGGGAATTCCGGGCTATTTTCATATCACCCAACCACTTTTATACTTTCTCTGTTTCTTGCACATTTGTATTCGGAACTCTGCCTTACTTTCATATTCTTTCCCACGCCCTTCCATCTCGAGATTGGCTGATCGATATAAGGGTGTATTTCCGTGTGATTGGTCGATTATCCCAAGTGCGGAAAGATTGGGAGCTTAGATAGGAGTTATTGGAGAGCGATTTCTTTCAATCTTGCCAAAGAAATCTAGATTGGGAGTGGGGTttgaaaactcttggagatgccctTACCATGCCTCTTCCTTTTTCAATAATCACGCATACTCCTCGGTGGCATAATTTCAACCGCCACTATGGTACCAACTTCTTAATTAAGAGCAACTCAAGTAATAAGACCTCTAAACAAGCCCCTAAACTAAATTTTATTGGTCTAACTAAAAATCCTTGTTCCATAAGGATTCGTATTCATGCCATTTAAGTAGGGAGGCCCTCAAATTGAGCTATGGTGAAAGTTTAATCTATGTCCCTCGTGGCTAACATGTGGTGCTACGTGATTCGCTCCGGGAAGTAAATGTGACAGTATCAAAAGTTGAAGAAGTATAAAAAATTAGTTTCCCCATTGCGACAAGCAAATTGGGTTTtcaaaatagtttttttttgtgaCAAGGTTTACAAAAAAAGTTGATGGGTTCTCAAAATAGTTGAGTGAGGTTAGATGGACTTTTTTCAATAATAATAAACAACTTATTCATTTGGGCCTACAGCAACCGACCATTTTGGGCCTCAAGGGCTAGAAGCAATCCCTGACCGAGGGCCCACGTGGCCTGTTCGGAAGCCATGACAGTAGTAATGCCCCTTTTGTTGTTTATCTCATACATCTGATGTTCGACAAAATCATGTTTTCGTTGCCGCGAAAATTTGATCACAAGACTTATCGTACTTTCACGATGACGAGCGACTAGTTTCCAGGACAAACTAGCAAAGGGTTCCTCGCTTTCGTGGAGGAGAGCCGACCATTTTTCAACACAAAACAGCAAAGATTACCAATCCCTAATGGAGATTAGGGCTCGGCGTGTACTCCTGTCCTAAGGTAGAACAAAACATAATGCTGGAAAAATAATAGATTGATAATGTCGATTGGCCAGAGAGGAAAAAACAATCGGCCGCACCCCATAATATATATGGGTTTGCCTGGTCTTGGGCAGGGTTACAGGAGTCGGAGTCCTAATCACATACAAATACTAAGAATAAAAATATCCCtcctaggccccgttcgctggtctgaaacttggctgaaactcgctgaaaaacactgttccggctgaactgttgtgagagaaaaatactgtttcggctaaaaaaagaagccaaatAAGCCGAATATAGAGTAAGCCTATAATCCTTGCTTGGCCCTGCACGCGAGGCATACCAGGTATCAGGTAATCCAAATAGAACTTATTCTCCAACCAAAGAATTCATCTACGTAACATCTCATTCCGTGATCTCTCCTCCTTCTGAGTTCCTTCTTTGCTTTCTTTTCCTTCACTCGTACACTCCAGCATGCATGAAAGTAGTATCCGACCTCCATGCTGCATATACCCTTGACCTGTAGGAACTCTTTCCTCCATAATTAGCAGCTGAGTTTCCATTCACCAATCACGTATCCTACAAATCCTCATGATGAGTTCCGCTCCTCCAAACATGCATAGAACACCTATCTGATCTGGCTCTTCAAGATGCAAAACCTCACACAAACATGCATGCACGTTTGGCTTGGCAAAAATAATCTAGCCGCCTGACGATCTCCACCATTGATATTGCTGCATCCTGCGCCACTCATCAGCCTATCAAAATTCTTAAGTAGCGTGCGTTTCTACTGATTAACATGAGTACTATTAGTTAAAGCAATTTGGCTGACCAAATAGACTAACTTGCAAAATTACGGTGTCAACAGTTTTATAACAGCTGTTCACTTACAGTGCATTTGTTGAAGGTACGACCATTCTATGTGATATCCTCAAGCTCTCAAGCAGCCTTTCATTGTTTTTAATAAAAAATGGCATGAAATGGAGTTATTTCTGGATTTCAGTAGTACTGGGGAATTAGAAGTCTTTACGTGTATGCGGAAGATGGTATGTGATATCCTCAGGCTCTCAAGCACCCtttcatttttttaataaaaaaatggcATGAAATGGAGTTATTTCTGGATTTCAGTATTACTGGGGAATTATAAGTTTTTACGTGTATGCGGAAGATGGATACTTGTACCTGGATGGAGGGTGGGTCGTCAAGTGATTCTTGAATAATGAGTCAAATGCCAATGACCTTTTTTTCCCTTTTTGAAGGGTGATTTTCATGATGCCCTTGTTTCTTCGTTCCTGGATAGGATTTTGACTTGGGTCATGATTCAGCAGTAAATGATCGTAATCTAGCCCTGCAGGGTGTTCATGTGGGATTTATTCAAGGGTGATTTTCATGATGCCTTTGTTTCTTCGTTCCTGGATAGGATTTTGACTTGGGTCATGATAGATTCAGCAGTCAAAGATCGTAATCTAGCCTGCAGGGTGTTCATGTGGGATTTATTATTACTGAAAAAACAGATATTCGCGACGTAGACCAATGGATGAGGTGTTTTTTCGGGCTATGTACTCTTTACTTTGATTAGTCACAGAAGTCCTGCTGTCCTTagggctttttttttttttttttttgctggttGGTTCCATTATCACAAAGCCGCTCCCGAATTGGTCTGGTTCCAAGACGTAGAATTCATGTTGAATCACTACTTAGGCTTTATTTGGACGTAGTCGGATTGACATCAATCTACATGGGTTGGGGTGGATTGGAGTGAAACTTAAACTAAATTTCacccaatccacttcaacacatgtggatcgagtccaaacaaggccttagtgggGTTATTAGGACCTAGGTCTCTTTCTTGGGCGGGCACCAAATCTCTGTATCTTTACCAATTAACCAATCTCTCGACGCTAAGGTTGATCCTAAAGAGATACCACTTCCTCGTGAATTTATCTTGAATCGCGACGTTTTGGCTCAACTTTATCCTATTTTTGCCAAAGGCCTTGCCTAGCAAGGATGTGAATAGGTGCCATTTGTTTGGGTGTTTAGTCAAAGTGCCCCGGGGCTTGTGCATGCAAGATTTTTCTTGCTAGCAAAGGAGAGCCATTTTTTTGACAGAAGTGTTGGCTCTAGGGCCTTGTTATTGGAACTATAGGCACCGACACAATCACGAGTCACCAGAATTTTTACGAGGAGGCTCGTCCAAACATAAGACTCACCCGGATCCCAACTCACTCGAGGAATTAAAGAACATTACCACACACGAAGTGCAAGAGCTCTTGTAGGAGATCGCGAGTGTCCCTGAGTATACTtggccatcgggccggcccggctcGGCATGGCCTGGGCACGGGCCAGGCACGGCCCGGAGgatgtcgggccggcacggcacgccgtgcctcccgtGCCGTGCCGCTGCGGGCCTCGTGCCTTGCCATCAGCCCAAGCACGGGCCTGTGGGCTGTTTTTCGTGTCGGGCCGGCCCGAGAAGCACAGCCCATTCAGCGTGTCGGGCCAGCCCGGGGCCCACGACGAATTGCGAGCAGCCAGAGAGAGGGGGAAGGGGAGGAAGCGTGAGCGAGCAGCCGGAGATCGTGGCGTCGGGGCGGAGCTCGTGGCCGGATCTGGCATCGGGGCGAAGCTTGGGGCCAGCGCGCTCGTTC includes these proteins:
- the LOC136527776 gene encoding UDP-glycosyltransferase CGT-like, whose product is MATPATKSLGELDGGARPHVMFIPSAGMGHLLPFFRFIASLAGHDDDVDISVVTVLPTVSAAEADHFSRLFAALPRVRRVDLHLLPLDASEFPSHDRDPFTVRWEALRRSAHLLGPLIAGAAPRVSAVVTDVTLTSHVIPMAKELGVPCHVLFISCATMLSLNAYFPLHLDKQKKAEQGPGGRVGDVDIPGVHRILQSCLPQPLLDLNKLFTKQFIDNGRENINADGFLVNTFDALEPAALAALRDGKVVPGFPPVYAIGPLRSQQHSNSAAAEVEKEDSSPVAWLDEQPARSVVYVAFGNRSAVSHAQIREIAAGLEASGCRFLWVLKTTKVDRDDSAELTDVLGEGFLERLQQGQHGLVTKAWVDQEALLKHPSVGLYLSHSGWNSVTEAAAAGVPLLAWPRGGDHRVNAMVAVSGGVGVWMEHWSWDGEDWLVTAEEIGKKVKEVMSDAAVRARATRTGEEAAKAVAEGGTSYRSMQQFISSLKATGHSDPIQPLH